TTTCTTATGCGGCACAATGTCAAGCACCCCGTCAAATCTATCTTCAAGTCTTTTTAGGCCGTAGTCGTCCCTCACCTAATGGTGTAACTATTGATATTCCTTTTCTTATTCGTGCTCTGAGGCACCAAGTACCGATTCGGTATCAAGTCAATTATGGATCGCCATTTTTTGTCCGTTGTCTAAGCAACCAAAAGGCCCCCGCGATCCGTTATGCTGTTGCCCGTGGCAAACTTAATCGCCAGAGCAAAGCAGCAAGCTTTCGAGCAAGTGCAGCAATCGCTTTTTGCGGTACTCCATGTCTGCCCAAAATTCTGTTGTAAAAGTTCTGTGCCCATTCATCTTTTTGTTTCCATATCCATGCAGCTTCGATGAGCAGGCTTCGTAACCTACGTTGACCCACAGGGCGAAGACGTGCTTTTCCTTTACTTCCACCGCTTTGCCGAATTACCGGGGCAAGGCCAAGATAGGCTGTAACTTCTTCACTTCTTTTAAAGCGTTTAGGGTTGAAAACTTCCGCTGCAAACGTTGTTGCTACAACTTTACCGACTCCTGGAACGGACCTCATTGCGGCAATGCGTTTTGCCTCGTCTTGTTCTTGGGTAAGTTTTTGTAATTGTAAATCAACTTGTTTTTGAGCGATAATAAAATATTGTAATTCACCCAAATGGCTATCCAGAGTTTCAGCTGCCCCAGCAGGCAAAGCTATTTCTCCAAGTGCTAAAACAGCAGACTTGCTCCAGCCATCTATCCCCGCAGGTTCAGCAACTCCTAATGCAAGCAGCAAAGATCTTATGCGCTGCTTTACTCGACGCAACGAATCTGTAAGCTGGTGACGTCTTCTCGATAAAGCTCGGAATGCTTCTTCTTTCTCATCAGGAATTGCGATTGATCGTA
The DNA window shown above is from Marinifilum sp. JC120 and carries:
- a CDS encoding IS110 family transposase, with product MAKMTISSVGRFVEAFLGQRFFVGIDVHKRSFSIALLRPDGMIKDWTTPADVESVTQRLTSLQIHIAAVCYEAGPTGFGLARSLRSAGINVIVAAPSRIPRPVSATNKTDSLDCIKLAELAASGLIRSIAIPDEKEEAFRALSRRRHQLTDSLRRVKQRIRSLLLALGVAEPAGIDGWSKSAVLALGEIALPAGAAETLDSHLGELQYFIIAQKQVDLQLQKLTQEQDEAKRIAAMRSVPGVGKVVATTFAAEVFNPKRFKRSEEVTAYLGLAPVIRQSGGSKGKARLRPVGQRRLRSLLIEAAWIWKQKDEWAQNFYNRILGRHGVPQKAIAALARKLAALLWRLSLPRATA